One window of Cydia pomonella isolate Wapato2018A chromosome 7, ilCydPomo1, whole genome shotgun sequence genomic DNA carries:
- the LOC133520004 gene encoding protein THEM6-like isoform X2: MFFFLIKKYINMYSVLTAVALLFMIFDVSYYIRAIGVLLFGRLYPNKCKISETTFHYGICTTKDVDIFLTHMSNARFLRAVDFARQHFYDRTGIYSKLFKSTTFVKASTIRYRRPIALLSHYKVETRNYVVGVDLPTAMEEIPGADAFKTAPEEVTQWCQFLEASSARLRKKD; encoded by the exons atgtttttttttttgataaaaaaatatatcaatatgtaTAGCGTTTTAACGGCAGTGGctcttttgtttatgattttCGATGTTAGCTACTATATCAGAGCGATTGGGGTTCTTTTATTCGGAAGACTTTACCCAAATAAATGCAAAATATCGGAAACAACATTTCATTATG GCATCTGCACAACTAAAGATGTTGACATCTTTTTGACGCACATGAGTAACGCCCGGTTCCTTCGAGCGGTGGACTTCGCTAGGCAGCACTTCTATGACAGAACCGGCATTTATTCCAAACTGTTTAAGAGCACGACCTTCGTGAAGGCGTCCACTATTAGATATAGACGGCCCATCGCCTTACTCAGCCATTATAAAGTCGAGACCAGG AATTACGTGGTTGGCGTTGATTTACCTACCGCGATGGAGGAGATCCCTGGTGCAGATGCCTTTAAGACTGCCCCTGAGGAAGTCACGCAGTGGTGCCAATTTCTGGAAGCTTCGAGCGCCAGGCTTAGGAAAAAGGATTAA
- the LOC133520004 gene encoding protein THEM6-like isoform X1, whose protein sequence is MFFFLIKKYINMYSVLTAVALLFMIFDVSYYIRAIGVLLFGRLYPNKCKISETTFHYGICTTKDVDIFLTHMSNARFLRAVDFARQHFYDRTGIYSKLFKSTTFVKASTIRYRRPIALLSHYKVETRMLCWENQTMYLEHKFVTLKDNFVRAVALSQNYVVGVDLPTAMEEIPGADAFKTAPEEVTQWCQFLEASSARLRKKD, encoded by the exons atgtttttttttttgataaaaaaatatatcaatatgtaTAGCGTTTTAACGGCAGTGGctcttttgtttatgattttCGATGTTAGCTACTATATCAGAGCGATTGGGGTTCTTTTATTCGGAAGACTTTACCCAAATAAATGCAAAATATCGGAAACAACATTTCATTATG GCATCTGCACAACTAAAGATGTTGACATCTTTTTGACGCACATGAGTAACGCCCGGTTCCTTCGAGCGGTGGACTTCGCTAGGCAGCACTTCTATGACAGAACCGGCATTTATTCCAAACTGTTTAAGAGCACGACCTTCGTGAAGGCGTCCACTATTAGATATAGACGGCCCATCGCCTTACTCAGCCATTATAAAGTCGAGACCAGG ATGTTATGCTGGGAAAATCAGACTATGTATCTGGAGCACAAGTTCGTCACTCTGAAAGACAACTTTGTAAGGGCTGTGGCTCTTTCACAGAATTACGTGGTTGGCGTTGATTTACCTACCGCGATGGAGGAGATCCCTGGTGCAGATGCCTTTAAGACTGCCCCTGAGGAAGTCACGCAGTGGTGCCAATTTCTGGAAGCTTCGAGCGCCAGGCTTAGGAAAAAGGATTAA
- the LOC133520004 gene encoding protein THEM6-like isoform X3 produces the protein MSNARFLRAVDFARQHFYDRTGIYSKLFKSTTFVKASTIRYRRPIALLSHYKVETRMLCWENQTMYLEHKFVTLKDNFVRAVALSQNYVVGVDLPTAMEEIPGADAFKTAPEEVTQWCQFLEASSARLRKKD, from the exons ATGAGTAACGCCCGGTTCCTTCGAGCGGTGGACTTCGCTAGGCAGCACTTCTATGACAGAACCGGCATTTATTCCAAACTGTTTAAGAGCACGACCTTCGTGAAGGCGTCCACTATTAGATATAGACGGCCCATCGCCTTACTCAGCCATTATAAAGTCGAGACCAGG ATGTTATGCTGGGAAAATCAGACTATGTATCTGGAGCACAAGTTCGTCACTCTGAAAGACAACTTTGTAAGGGCTGTGGCTCTTTCACAGAATTACGTGGTTGGCGTTGATTTACCTACCGCGATGGAGGAGATCCCTGGTGCAGATGCCTTTAAGACTGCCCCTGAGGAAGTCACGCAGTGGTGCCAATTTCTGGAAGCTTCGAGCGCCAGGCTTAGGAAAAAGGATTAA